One Nitrospirota bacterium genomic window carries:
- a CDS encoding DUF2726 domain-containing protein: MTLKRLVNYSEEKTLSELERVSDRHGLKVYTKVRVVDVLPIENSGISDKQYSYALRAHFDFVVVNSDFKPVFVVEFDGPSHSISQQVQKDCYKNELCKRFDCPILRIGLNYVSKKYSDMTILSWIIDVYLIQIAFYDAQEKGYIPYDELFDPFLILANATFPEKEFPYFLSRDVRINLQRLHKANKIKYPVSFGFIGVDKNNVMRGIEYIQINDREGVSVTTAMRPQGFPVRFSDLLDELLSIFLYEKLESVLKGEASPKRVEEINQELLQYERDYRLLRAHSCGQVSLSFAGFA; the protein is encoded by the coding sequence GTGACGTTAAAAAGACTTGTTAATTACTCTGAGGAAAAGACTCTCAGCGAACTCGAAAGGGTTTCTGATCGGCACGGGTTAAAGGTTTACACTAAAGTCCGAGTGGTCGATGTTTTGCCTATCGAAAATAGCGGCATTTCGGACAAACAATACAGTTACGCTCTTCGTGCACACTTTGATTTTGTCGTTGTAAATAGTGATTTCAAGCCGGTTTTCGTTGTTGAATTTGATGGCCCATCTCATAGCATCAGCCAACAAGTACAAAAAGATTGCTATAAAAATGAGCTCTGCAAACGGTTTGATTGCCCCATTTTACGGATAGGTCTAAATTATGTTTCCAAAAAATATAGTGATATGACTATCCTTTCCTGGATTATTGATGTTTATCTCATCCAGATAGCCTTTTACGATGCCCAGGAAAAAGGGTATATTCCATACGATGAACTTTTCGATCCATTCTTAATTTTAGCAAACGCAACCTTTCCTGAAAAGGAATTTCCTTATTTTCTGTCTCGTGACGTTAGAATAAACCTCCAGCGCTTACACAAAGCGAATAAAATAAAATACCCTGTTTCATTTGGCTTTATAGGAGTTGATAAGAATAATGTAATGAGAGGTATCGAGTATATCCAGATAAACGATCGTGAAGGTGTATCTGTAACCACAGCGATGCGCCCACAAGGTTTCCCAGTCCGTTTTTCTGATTTATTGGATGAGCTCCTATCCATTTTTCTTTATGAAAAACTCGAAAGTGTTCTAAAAGGCGAAGCATCCCCCAAAAGGGTGGAGGAAATTAATCAAGAACTTCTCCAGTATGAACGTGATTATAGGCTACTTCGAGCCCATAGTTGTGGACAGGTTTCACTTTCTTTTGCAGGCTTTGCTTAA
- a CDS encoding zeta toxin family protein — translation MLKWMWIIAGPNGAGKSSFAGEYLVNLGYKNLVKLNADERTIELRKKFPEALQDELNLKAAIEIDKEVEDCIKSRVSFVVETVLTSPKYRDDVLAAKENGFKIGLIYISLYPPELSPQRVSERVAMGGHNVNTEKAIQRHHKSHEQLRWFAPQADVFMAFDNSLKYRPVLLASRANNEPLKYHAFGINPAVDHALALVS, via the coding sequence GTGTTAAAATGGATGTGGATTATAGCCGGACCAAACGGGGCTGGAAAATCCAGTTTTGCCGGAGAATATCTTGTAAACCTCGGGTACAAGAATCTTGTAAAATTGAATGCAGATGAACGTACGATTGAGTTGCGTAAGAAATTTCCTGAGGCGTTACAAGATGAACTCAACTTGAAGGCTGCAATTGAAATTGATAAGGAAGTGGAGGACTGCATCAAATCCCGTGTCAGTTTTGTTGTTGAGACAGTACTAACATCCCCAAAGTACCGGGATGATGTTCTGGCTGCGAAAGAAAATGGTTTTAAGATTGGCCTGATTTACATTTCACTTTATCCGCCTGAACTATCGCCACAACGCGTTAGTGAACGCGTGGCAATGGGTGGGCATAATGTCAATACTGAAAAAGCAATACAGCGGCATCACAAGTCCCATGAACAATTACGCTGGTTTGCTCCGCAAGCCGATGTCTTCATGGCTTTCGATAATAGCTTAAAATACCGCCCTGTTTTGCTGGCCTCCCGCGCAAACAATGAGCCGCTAAAATACCATGCTTTCGGTATAAACCCCGCCGTTGACCACGCCCTTGCTTTAGTGTCTTGA